The Mytilus edulis chromosome 12, xbMytEdul2.2, whole genome shotgun sequence genome contains a region encoding:
- the LOC139497260 gene encoding uncharacterized protein, which translates to MECCDLDPIRIKEPTSRVVKTGYLTIYERGFFVNGWKDRYFKLYADSSLLWYHGNDDEYHKGGIRLKMVANFIAVGPMCLHTVCFPKLPKGRHVIHLMGVPDIFKKNTKRRNIKMNWILFPMDDGNMQAWLQAIKPTLPSPPARPEHPHLTESSNGDQISLYPIRYQPECQHINTRDETTYSGIQRGVILGGGALPYGIGAYGPGMGWRWGWGWGPNPYGGFWGSWNDFGDCGSVNIDRIVDDLCKQNNNYGYDIKDIREFERVNFSNTTNGGGDGCGGDECSCNDCLDNCCKCDISGDDCCGDNCCKDDCCCDCCFKDDFCGKDCCGKDCCGEDCCGDGGGVGGAGTVEYTGGDCGCGC; encoded by the exons ATGGAGTGTTGTGATCTAGATCCTATACGAATTAAAg agCCAACAAGTCGAGTAGTGAAGACTGGTTACCTTACTATTTATGAAC GAGGATTTTTTGTCAACGGATGGAAAGACCGTTATTTTAAATTGTATGCCGACAGCAGTCTTTTATGGTATCATGGAAACGACGATGAGTACCACAAGGGTGGTATAAGGCTAAAG ATGGTTGCAAATTTCATTGCAGTTGGACCAATGTGCCTTCATACGGTATGTTTCCCAAAGCTACCAAAAGGCAGACATGTTATACATTTGATGGGTGTTCCTGATATCTTCAAAAAGAACACTAAAAGAAGAAACATTAAAATGAACTGGATTTTGTTCCCAATGGATGACGGAAATATGCA GGCATGGCTTCAGGCTATTAAACCAACG CTGCCTTCTCCTCCTGCAAGACCAGAGCACCCTCACCTCACTGAATCAAGTAATGGTGACCAGATTAGCTTATACCCAATACGGT ACCAACCTGAATGTCAACATATAAACACTAGAGACGAAACAACCTATTCAGGCATTCAAAGAG GTGTTATACTGGGAGGAGGAGCTTTACCTTATGGTATTGGTGCTTATGGGCCTGGTATGGGATGGAGATGGGGATGGGGATGGGGACCAAATCCCTATGGTGGATTTTGGGGAAGTTGGAACGACTTTGGTGACTGCGGAAGTGTGAACATCGATCGCATTGTCGACGatttgtgtaaacaaaacaacaattacGGCTATGATATAAAAGATATTAGGGAGTTTGAAAGAGTAAACTTTAGTAACACCACTAACGGTGGCGGTGATGGTTGTGGTGGTGATGAATGCTCATGCAATGATTGCTTGGATAATTGCTGTAAATGTGATATCTCTGGCGACGATTGCTGTGGAGATAATTGCTGTAAAGATGATTGCTGTTGTGATTGTTGCTTTAAAGATGATTTCTGTGGAAAGGATTGCTGTGGAAAGGATTGCTGTGGAGAGGATTGCTGTGGTGATGGAGGCGGAGTTGGTGGTGCAGGTACTGTAGAATACACCGGCGGAGATTGTGGTTGTGGGTGTTAA